A stretch of Prinia subflava isolate CZ2003 ecotype Zambia chromosome 14, Cam_Psub_1.2, whole genome shotgun sequence DNA encodes these proteins:
- the TRAIP gene encoding E3 ubiquitin-protein ligase TRAIP codes for MPIRAHCTICSDFFDNERDVAAVPCGHTFHQACLLQWFDTAPSRTCPQCRNQVSKRHIINKLFFDVTLEEQAAPDAETLQNELDKVKAQLSLKEKEKRECQGVVDGLRETLDVRNATIESLQKMLGETEMLCSSLKKQMKFLEQQQEDNRSSKEEARRLRNKLRTMERIELLLQSQRPEVEEMIREMGVGQAAVEQLAIYCVSLKKEYENLKEARKISGEMTEKLKKELFSVNNKLQKTTSDLEKTKEELKNTQKDLKNADKEILSLKKKIDILQDTLKVPSVTRETLSRLIFESPGPVELHPKLHRPAHSDEINLDATYDVDTPEHQPCTPPFGPAKRQKLDKKPPPVVNLAKKVLKETVENGADDLEDDALKGLLPAFIRNSVLSKKPSSGGLLGSHKNMGCVRTGYDGMGGRTKFIEPTNLAEIRPLSVKSKKKVSRPASAAPSAVSSSSSQARMDTFLL; via the exons ATGCCCATCCGCGCCCACTGCACCATCTGCTCCGACTTCTTCGACAACGAGCGGGACGTGGCGGCCGTGCCGTGCGGGCACACCTTCCACCAGGCCTG cCTCCTCCAGTGGTTTGACACTGCACCAAGCCGGACATGCCCGCAGTGCAGGAACCAG GTCAGCAAAAGACACATCATCAATAAGCTGTTTTTTGATGTTACCCTGGAGGAGCAAGCAGCACCGGATGCTGAGACCTTGCAG AATGAACTGGACAAGGTGAAGGCCCAGCTCTCCTTGAAAG agaaagaaaagcgGGAATGCCAGGGTGTTGTGGACGGGCTGAGGGAAACTCTGGACGTGCGCAATGCCACAATAGAGTCGCTCCAGAAGATGCTGGGAGAGACAGAGATGCTGTGCTCTTCTCTCAAG AAGCAGATGAaattcctggagcagcagcaggaggataACAGAAGTTCAAAGGAGGAGGCCCGCCGGTTGCGAAACAAGCTGAGAACCATGGAGCG GATCGAGCTGTTGCTTCAGAGCCAGCGCCCAGAAGTGGAGGAGATGATCAGAGAGATGGGAGTTGGGCAGGCAGCGGTGGAGCAGCTTGCAATCTACTGTGTCTCCCTCAAAAA GGAATATGAGAACTTGAAGGAGGCTCGGAAGATCTCTGGTGAGATGACAGAGAAGCTGAAGAAGGAGCTGTTTTCTGTCAATAATAAG ctgcagaaaacaaCTTCAGACTTGGAGAAGACAAAGGAGGAgttaaaaaacacacagaaagatCTGAAGAATGCAGACAAGGAGATCTTG AGTTTGAAGAAGAAGATAGACATCCTGCAGGATACTCTGAAAGTCCCATCAGTAACCAGGGAAACACTCAGTCGGCTAATCTTTGAAAG CCCTGGTCCCGTGGAGCTCCACCCAAAGCTCCACCGCCCGGCCCACAGCGATGAGATCAATCTGGATGCTACCTACGATGTGGACACCCCTGAAcaccagccctgcacccctccCTTCGGCCCTGCAAAAAGGCAGAAGCTGGATAAAAAGCC GCCTCCTGTGGTAAATCTGGCGAAGAAAGTTCTGAAGGAAACAGTGGAG AATGGGGCAGATGATCTGGAGGATGATGCTCTTAAAGGACTCTTGCCAGCATTCATCAGGAACTCTGTTCTCTCCAAGAAACCATCTTCAGGTGGTTTGCTGGGTTCCCACAAGAACATGGGCTGT GTGAGGACGGGCTACGATGGCATGGGAGGCAGGACGAAGTTCATAGAGCCA ACAAACCTGGCAGAAATCCGTCCATTATCagttaaaagcaagaagaaGGTCTCCAGACCAgcatctgcagctccttctgcagtttcctccagcagcagccaggccagaATGGACACTTTCCTGCTGTGA
- the CAMKV gene encoding caM kinase-like vesicle-associated protein, producing the protein MPFGCVTLGDKKDYNQPSEVTDRYDLGQVIKTEEFCEIFRAKEKTTGKLYTCKKFLKRDGRKVRKAAKNEIIILKMVKHPNILQLVDVYITRKEYFIFLELATGREVFDWILDQGYYSEKDTSNVIRQVLEAVAYLHSLKIVHRNLKLENLVYYNRLKNSKIVISDFHLAKLENGLIKEPCGTPEYLAPEVVGRQRYGRPVDCWAIGVIMYILLSGNPPFYEEADEDDYENHDKNLFRKILAGDYEFDPPYWDDISQAAKELVTRLMEVEQDQRITAEEAISHEWISGNAASDKNIKDGVCAQIEKNFARAKWKKAVRVTTLMKRLRAPEQTESAAAPAATPAAAATPAPAATPAPAATPAATPAPAAATAPAATTTTAAAETTAAAPAPSAAATEPATDTATAPAPATEPAAPAATAPEPAAPGTPPAAAQPPAPGTPAASTCNEAGAAAEPPSEQSG; encoded by the exons GGAGGAGTTCTGTGAAATCTTCCGGGCCAAGGAGAAGACGACGGGGAAGTTGTACACCTGCAAGAAGTTTCTGAAGCGGGATGGGCGGAAAGTGCGGAAGGCAGCCAAAAACGAGATCATCATCCTCAAAAT GGTGAAGCACCCCAACATCCTACAGCTGGTGGATGTCTACATCACCCGCAAGGAATATTTCATCTTCCTGGAGCT ggccACTGGCCGGGAGGTCTTTGACTGGATCCTGGACCAGGGCTACTACTCGGAGAAGGACACCAGCAATGTCATCCGACAGGTGCTGGAGGCTGTTGCCTACCTGCACTCACTCAAGATCGTCCACAGAAACCTCAAG CTGGAGAACCTGGTGTACTATAATCGCCTGAAGAACTCCAAGATCGTCATCAGTGACTTCCACCTGGCCAAGCTGGAGAACGGGCTCATTAAGGAGCCCTGTGGCACCCCCGAGTACCTGG CTCCGGAGGTGGTGGGGCGGCAGCGGTACGGGCGGCCGGTGGACTGCTGGGCCATCGGTGTCATCATGTACATCCT CCTCTCGGGAAACCCCCCTTTCTACGAGGAGGCAGACGAGGATGATTACGAGAACCACGACAAGAACCTCTTCCGCAAAATCCTGGCTGGGGACTATGAGTTCGACCCGCCGTACTGGGATGACATCTCGCAAGCAG CTAAGGAGCTGGTGACGCGCTTGATGGAAGTGGAGCAGGACCAGAGGATCACAGCGGAGGAGGCCATCTCCCATGAgtg GATCTCTGGGAATGCTGCCTCTGACAAGAACATCAAGGATGGCGTCTGTGCCCAGATCGAGAAGAACTTTGCCCGGGCCAAGTGGAAG AAAGCCGTGCGAGTGACCACGCTCATGAAACGCCTGCGGGCGCCCGAGCAGACAGAGTCAGCGGCAGCTCCGGCAGCGACCCCAGCCGCGGCAGCgaccccggccccggcagcgaccccggccccggcagcgaCCCCGGCAGCAACTCCAGCCCCGGCAGCTGCCACGGCCCCGGCAGCGACCACGACCACGGCCGCGGCAGAAACCACGGCCGCGGCGCCGGCTCCCTCCGCCGCGGCCACAGAGCCCGCGACCGACACGGCCACGGCCCCAGCCCCCGCCACGgagcccgcagcccccgccgccaccgccccggagcccgcagcccccggcacGCCGCCTGCCGCCGcgcagcccccggcccccggCACACCGGCCGCCAGCACATGTAACGaggccggggccgccgccgaGCCCCCCAGTGAGCAGAGCGGCTGA